A section of the Oryza sativa Japonica Group chromosome 1, ASM3414082v1 genome encodes:
- the LOC4326930 gene encoding probable methyltransferase TCM_000336 produces MASSLLHCSDKLPFMNVETVLHMKEGLGETSYAQNSSLQRRGMDTLKSLITNSAADVYLSQMPERFAVADLGCSSGPNALCLAEDIIGSIGRICCRSSRPPPEFSVLLNDLPTNDFNTIFFSLPEFTDRLKAAAKSDEWGRPMVFLSGVPGSFYGRLFPAKSVHFVCSCSSLHWLSQVPSGLLDEMNRPINKGKMYISSTSPLAVPVAYLRQFQRDFSLFLKSRAAEVFSGGRMVLAMLGRQADGYIDRRTTFLWELLSESFASLVAQGLVEEDKVDAYNVPFYAPSIGEIEEEVRREGSFRMDYVQTYEINLSSSGDARRDGRTVSMAIRAIQESMLSHHFGPEIVDALFAKYTELVTASMEREEVKSVQIGVVLTRL; encoded by the exons ATGGCGTCCTCGTTGCTCCACTGCTCCGACAAGCTGCCGTTCATGAACGTGGAGACCGTCCTCCACATGAAGGAAGGCCTCGGCGAGACCAGCTACGCGCAGAACTCGTCGCTTCAG AGGAGGGGCATGGACACGCTGAAGAGCCTCATCACCAACTCGGCGGCGGACGTGTACCTGTCGCAGATGCCGGAGaggttcgccgtcgccgacctcggGTGCTCGTCGGGGCCGAACGCGCTGTGCCTGGCGGAGGACATCATCGGGAGCATCGGCCGCATCTGCTGCCGgtcgtcgcggccgccgccggagttCTCGGTGCTCCTCAACGACCTCCCGACCAACGACTTCAACACCATCTTCTTCAGCCTGCCGGAGTTCACCGACCGTCTCAAGGCCGCCGCCAAGTCCGACGAGTGGGGCCGCCCCATGGTGTTCCTCTCCGGCGTCCCGGGCTCCTTCTACGGCAGGCTCTTCCCGGCCAAGAGCGTTCACTTCGTCTGCTCCTGCTCCAGCCTGCACTGGCTCTCCCAG GTTCCTTCTGGGCTTCTTGACGAGATGAACAGGCCGATCAACAAGGGAAAGATGTACATATCAAGCACGAGCCCCCTGGCCGTGCCAGTGGCCTACCTGAGGCAGTTTCAGAGAGACTTCAGCCTGTTCCTCAAGTCGCGCGCGGCGGAGGTCTTCTCCGGCGGCCGGATGGTCCTCGCCATGCTCGGCAGGCAGGCCGACGGCTATATCGACAGGCGTACCACCTTCCTCTGGGAGCTCCTCTCGGAGTCGTTCGCCTCCCTGGTCGCACAG GGGCTGGTCGAGGAGGACAAGGTGGACGCGTACAACGTGCCGTTCTACGCGCCGTCGATAGgggagatcgaggaggaggtgaggcggGAGGGATCGTTCAGGATGGACTACGTGCAGACGTACGAGATCAACCtgagcagcagcggcgacgcgaggaGGGACGGCAGGACGGTGTCGATGGCGATCAGGGCCATCCAGGAGTCCATGCTCAGCCACCACTTCGGCCCGGAGATCGTCGACGCGCTCTTCGCCAAGTACACCGAGCTCGTCACCGCGTccatggagagggaggaggtgaAGAGCGTCCAGATTGGGGTCGTCCTCACCAGGTTGTGA
- the LOC4326931 gene encoding phosphatidylinositol/phosphatidylcholine transfer protein SFH6 produces MKRKQKLLFPSPPKQKHQNIPPKSKEKQSISNEPSLSILVPLLSPRIPPPETLVHRRAARLGDSITLRGIEVGPRVGKAKMAGSIDRPSGAGFEGIVHDDDKKEWKSDEDNSEGDKKAKAVSFKNRAISAGNKFRRSLRRKRRRRVGDHVASIEDIRDVKELEAVQRFHQCLHDEGLLPERHDDYHVMLRFLKARKFDIDKAKHMWSEMLRWRKEFGADNIEEFDYSELDDVLECYPQFYHGVDKEGRPVYIELIGKVDPNKLVQVTTIDRYVKYHVKESEKCLQMRFPACSIAAKRHIDSCSTILDVQGVGLKNFSKDARELIMRLQKINNDNYPETLHRLYIINAGQGFKMLWGTIKSFLDPQTASKIHVLGSKYQNKLLETIDESELPDFLGGKCRCEEHGGCIKSDKGPWKDPDIIKRVLNGEANYGRKILAISSVDGKKICYINPRHLTKKCSDASAESSSEMEDVSSPIASVNPIINPHLTPVDESKLPGNTSTSGAPPRVEDIPVVDKAVDTCAGPSTSSMAFNSDSFSLRNITMELGGLRNRITAWLIVLIVSFVAVLRSVPSRVTASLSSQAISRENSTHSSVLRRLGELEEKLQELEAKQSQMPPDREELLNGAIHRVDALEAELISTKKMLYDALMRLDELLAYADQQKNIQFRKKRFCF; encoded by the exons ATGAAAAGAAAACAGAAGcttctcttcccctctcccccaaAACAAAAGCATCAAAATATTCCTCCtaaatcaaaagaaaaacaatcaaTTTCAAACGAGCCATCTCTCTCCATTCTCGTGCCCCTCCTGTCTCCGCGCATTCCTCCGCCGGAAACCCTGGTTCATCGGCGAGCGGCGAGGCTCGGGGACTCGATTACCCTGCGAGGAATCGAGGTCGGACCGCGGGTGGGGAAGGCGAAGATGGCGGGGTCCATCGATCGGCCCT CAGGTGCAGGTTTTGAAGGCATTGTGCATGATGATGATAAGAAAGAGTGGAAATCCGATGAGGACAACTCAGAAGGTGACAAAAAGGCCAAGGCAGTCTCCTTCAAGAACCGAGCTATCAGTGCTGGAAATAAATTTAGGCGTTCCTTgagaaggaagagaagaaggagggTCGGCGACCATGTAGCCTCTATAGAGGACATAAGGGATGTCAAGGAGCTGGAAGCTGTCCAAAGATTTCACCAGTGCTTACATGATGAGGGCTTGTTGCCAGAACGTCATGATGATTATCACGTGATGTTGAG GTTCCTGAAAGCGCGAAAATTTGATATTGATAAAGCAAAACATATGTGGTCGGAAATGCTTAGATGGAGGAAGGAGTTCGGGGCTGACAACATAGAG GAATTTGACTATAGCGAATTAGATGATGTTCTGGAGTGCTATCCACAATTTTACCATGGTGTGGATAAAGAGGGAAGGCCTGTCTACATAGAACTAATTGGAAAAGTTGATCCCAACAAATTAGTACAAGTCACAACTATTGACAGATATGTAAAGTATCATGTCAAGGAGTCCGAGAAGTGCTTGCAGATGAGGTTTCCAGCTTGCTCCATTGCTGCAAAAAGGCACATAGATTCGTGCAGTACTATCTTGGATGTGCAAGGAGTG GGTTTGAAGAACTTCTCAAAAGATGCAAGAGAGCTAATCATGCGACTTCAGAAGATCAACAATGACAACTATCCAGAG ACCTTGCACCGATTGTACATTATAAATGCTGGCCAAGGCTTCAAGATGTTATGGGGTACAATAAAATCATTTCTTGATCCACAAACTGCTTCGAAGATTCAT GTCCTTGGAAGCAAATACCAAAATAAGCTACTTGAAACTATTGATGAGAG TGAACTTCCAGATTTTCTGGGTGGCAAATGCAGGTGTGAAGAACATGGAGGTTGCATAAAATCAGATAAAGGTCCTTGGAAGGATCCTGACATAATAAAG AGGGTCCTTAATGGTGAAGCAAACTATGGACGGAAAATTCTTGCTATATCAAGCGTTGATGGGAagaaaatatgttatattaaCCCTAGACACTTAACT AAAAAATGCAGCGATGCCTCTGCTGAGTCTAGTTCTGAAATGGAAGATGTTTCATCTCCTATAGCTTCAGTTAACCCCATCATAAACCCTCATTTGACACCCGTTGACGAG TCCAAATTGCCGGGAAATACTTCCACATCTGGTGCCCCTCCCAGAGTAGAGGACATCCCTGTTGTTGACAAGGCTGTGGACACATGCGCCGGTCCATCAACCAGCTCAATGGCTTTTAATTCAG ATTCGTTCTCGTTGAGAAACATAACGATGGAACTGGGAGGACTTCGAAATCGAATTACTGCGTGGTTGATAGTCTTAATCGTGAGCTTTGTTGCCGTGCTTCGTTCTGTCCCAAGCAGAGTGACTGCAAGTCTATCAAGCCAGGCCATTTCCCGTG AAAACAGTACACATTCGTCTGTATTGAGACGTCTTGGTGAATTGGAGGAGAAATTACAGGAGCTTGAAGCAAAGCAATCTCAAATGCCACCGGATAGAGAGGAATTGCTCAATGGAGCCATTCACCGTGTTGATGCATTGGAAGCCGAGCTAATATCTACAAAGAAG ATGCTTTATGATGCATTGATGAGGCTGGACGAACTGCTTGCATACGCCGACCAGCAAAAGAATATTCAATTTCGG AAAAAGAGGTTCTGCTTCTAA
- the LOC4326931 gene encoding phosphatidylinositol/phosphatidylcholine transfer protein SFH6 isoform X1 has protein sequence MKRKQKLLFPSPPKQKHQNIPPKSKEKQSISNEPSLSILVPLLSPRIPPPETLVHRRAARLGDSITLRGIEVGPRVGKAKMAGSIDRPCAGFEGIVHDDDKKEWKSDEDNSEGDKKAKAVSFKNRAISAGNKFRRSLRRKRRRRVGDHVASIEDIRDVKELEAVQRFHQCLHDEGLLPERHDDYHVMLRFLKARKFDIDKAKHMWSEMLRWRKEFGADNIEEFDYSELDDVLECYPQFYHGVDKEGRPVYIELIGKVDPNKLVQVTTIDRYVKYHVKESEKCLQMRFPACSIAAKRHIDSCSTILDVQGVGLKNFSKDARELIMRLQKINNDNYPETLHRLYIINAGQGFKMLWGTIKSFLDPQTASKIHVLGSKYQNKLLETIDESELPDFLGGKCRCEEHGGCIKSDKGPWKDPDIIKRVLNGEANYGRKILAISSVDGKKICYINPRHLTKKCSDASAESSSEMEDVSSPIASVNPIINPHLTPVDESKLPGNTSTSGAPPRVEDIPVVDKAVDTCAGPSTSSMAFNSDSFSLRNITMELGGLRNRITAWLIVLIVSFVAVLRSVPSRVTASLSSQAISRENSTHSSVLRRLGELEEKLQELEAKQSQMPPDREELLNGAIHRVDALEAELISTKKMLYDALMRLDELLAYADQQKNIQFRKKRFCF, from the exons ATGAAAAGAAAACAGAAGcttctcttcccctctcccccaaAACAAAAGCATCAAAATATTCCTCCtaaatcaaaagaaaaacaatcaaTTTCAAACGAGCCATCTCTCTCCATTCTCGTGCCCCTCCTGTCTCCGCGCATTCCTCCGCCGGAAACCCTGGTTCATCGGCGAGCGGCGAGGCTCGGGGACTCGATTACCCTGCGAGGAATCGAGGTCGGACCGCGGGTGGGGAAGGCGAAGATGGCGGGGTCCATCGATCGGCCCT GTGCAGGTTTTGAAGGCATTGTGCATGATGATGATAAGAAAGAGTGGAAATCCGATGAGGACAACTCAGAAGGTGACAAAAAGGCCAAGGCAGTCTCCTTCAAGAACCGAGCTATCAGTGCTGGAAATAAATTTAGGCGTTCCTTgagaaggaagagaagaaggagggTCGGCGACCATGTAGCCTCTATAGAGGACATAAGGGATGTCAAGGAGCTGGAAGCTGTCCAAAGATTTCACCAGTGCTTACATGATGAGGGCTTGTTGCCAGAACGTCATGATGATTATCACGTGATGTTGAG GTTCCTGAAAGCGCGAAAATTTGATATTGATAAAGCAAAACATATGTGGTCGGAAATGCTTAGATGGAGGAAGGAGTTCGGGGCTGACAACATAGAG GAATTTGACTATAGCGAATTAGATGATGTTCTGGAGTGCTATCCACAATTTTACCATGGTGTGGATAAAGAGGGAAGGCCTGTCTACATAGAACTAATTGGAAAAGTTGATCCCAACAAATTAGTACAAGTCACAACTATTGACAGATATGTAAAGTATCATGTCAAGGAGTCCGAGAAGTGCTTGCAGATGAGGTTTCCAGCTTGCTCCATTGCTGCAAAAAGGCACATAGATTCGTGCAGTACTATCTTGGATGTGCAAGGAGTG GGTTTGAAGAACTTCTCAAAAGATGCAAGAGAGCTAATCATGCGACTTCAGAAGATCAACAATGACAACTATCCAGAG ACCTTGCACCGATTGTACATTATAAATGCTGGCCAAGGCTTCAAGATGTTATGGGGTACAATAAAATCATTTCTTGATCCACAAACTGCTTCGAAGATTCAT GTCCTTGGAAGCAAATACCAAAATAAGCTACTTGAAACTATTGATGAGAG TGAACTTCCAGATTTTCTGGGTGGCAAATGCAGGTGTGAAGAACATGGAGGTTGCATAAAATCAGATAAAGGTCCTTGGAAGGATCCTGACATAATAAAG AGGGTCCTTAATGGTGAAGCAAACTATGGACGGAAAATTCTTGCTATATCAAGCGTTGATGGGAagaaaatatgttatattaaCCCTAGACACTTAACT AAAAAATGCAGCGATGCCTCTGCTGAGTCTAGTTCTGAAATGGAAGATGTTTCATCTCCTATAGCTTCAGTTAACCCCATCATAAACCCTCATTTGACACCCGTTGACGAG TCCAAATTGCCGGGAAATACTTCCACATCTGGTGCCCCTCCCAGAGTAGAGGACATCCCTGTTGTTGACAAGGCTGTGGACACATGCGCCGGTCCATCAACCAGCTCAATGGCTTTTAATTCAG ATTCGTTCTCGTTGAGAAACATAACGATGGAACTGGGAGGACTTCGAAATCGAATTACTGCGTGGTTGATAGTCTTAATCGTGAGCTTTGTTGCCGTGCTTCGTTCTGTCCCAAGCAGAGTGACTGCAAGTCTATCAAGCCAGGCCATTTCCCGTG AAAACAGTACACATTCGTCTGTATTGAGACGTCTTGGTGAATTGGAGGAGAAATTACAGGAGCTTGAAGCAAAGCAATCTCAAATGCCACCGGATAGAGAGGAATTGCTCAATGGAGCCATTCACCGTGTTGATGCATTGGAAGCCGAGCTAATATCTACAAAGAAG ATGCTTTATGATGCATTGATGAGGCTGGACGAACTGCTTGCATACGCCGACCAGCAAAAGAATATTCAATTTCGG AAAAAGAGGTTCTGCTTCTAA
- the LOC4326931 gene encoding phosphatidylinositol/phosphatidylcholine transfer protein SFH6 isoform X3: protein MKRKQKLLFPSPPKQKHQNIPPKSKEKQSISNEPSLSILVPLLSPRIPPPETLVHRRAARLGDSITLRGIEVGPRVGKAKMAGSIDRPSGAGFEGIVHDDDKKEWKSDEDNSEGDKKAKAVSFKNRAISAGNKFRRSLRRKRRRRVGDHVASIEDIRDVKELEAVQRFHQCLHDEGLLPERHDDYHVMLRFLKARKFDIDKAKHMWSEMLRWRKEFGADNIEEFDYSELDDVLECYPQFYHGVDKEGRPVYIELIGKVDPNKLVQVTTIDRYVKYHVKESEKCLQMRFPACSIAAKRHIDSCSTILDVQGVGLKNFSKDARELIMRLQKINNDNYPETLHRLYIINAGQGFKMLWGTIKSFLDPQTASKIHVLGSKYQNKLLETIDESELPDFLGGKCRCEEHGGCIKSDKGPWKDPDIIKRVLNGEANYGRKILAISSVDGKKICYINPRHLTKKCSDASAESSSEMEDVSSPIASVNPIINPHLTPVDESKLPGNTSTSGAPPRVEDIPVVDKAVDTCAGPSTSSMAFNSDSFSLRNITMELGGLRNRITAWLIVLIVSFVAVLRSVPSRVTASLSSQAISRENSTHSSVLRRLGELEEKLQELEAKQSQMPPDREELLNGAIHRVDALEAELISTKKVLLSLDISYALCGCACVTRKMYSR from the exons ATGAAAAGAAAACAGAAGcttctcttcccctctcccccaaAACAAAAGCATCAAAATATTCCTCCtaaatcaaaagaaaaacaatcaaTTTCAAACGAGCCATCTCTCTCCATTCTCGTGCCCCTCCTGTCTCCGCGCATTCCTCCGCCGGAAACCCTGGTTCATCGGCGAGCGGCGAGGCTCGGGGACTCGATTACCCTGCGAGGAATCGAGGTCGGACCGCGGGTGGGGAAGGCGAAGATGGCGGGGTCCATCGATCGGCCCT CAGGTGCAGGTTTTGAAGGCATTGTGCATGATGATGATAAGAAAGAGTGGAAATCCGATGAGGACAACTCAGAAGGTGACAAAAAGGCCAAGGCAGTCTCCTTCAAGAACCGAGCTATCAGTGCTGGAAATAAATTTAGGCGTTCCTTgagaaggaagagaagaaggagggTCGGCGACCATGTAGCCTCTATAGAGGACATAAGGGATGTCAAGGAGCTGGAAGCTGTCCAAAGATTTCACCAGTGCTTACATGATGAGGGCTTGTTGCCAGAACGTCATGATGATTATCACGTGATGTTGAG GTTCCTGAAAGCGCGAAAATTTGATATTGATAAAGCAAAACATATGTGGTCGGAAATGCTTAGATGGAGGAAGGAGTTCGGGGCTGACAACATAGAG GAATTTGACTATAGCGAATTAGATGATGTTCTGGAGTGCTATCCACAATTTTACCATGGTGTGGATAAAGAGGGAAGGCCTGTCTACATAGAACTAATTGGAAAAGTTGATCCCAACAAATTAGTACAAGTCACAACTATTGACAGATATGTAAAGTATCATGTCAAGGAGTCCGAGAAGTGCTTGCAGATGAGGTTTCCAGCTTGCTCCATTGCTGCAAAAAGGCACATAGATTCGTGCAGTACTATCTTGGATGTGCAAGGAGTG GGTTTGAAGAACTTCTCAAAAGATGCAAGAGAGCTAATCATGCGACTTCAGAAGATCAACAATGACAACTATCCAGAG ACCTTGCACCGATTGTACATTATAAATGCTGGCCAAGGCTTCAAGATGTTATGGGGTACAATAAAATCATTTCTTGATCCACAAACTGCTTCGAAGATTCAT GTCCTTGGAAGCAAATACCAAAATAAGCTACTTGAAACTATTGATGAGAG TGAACTTCCAGATTTTCTGGGTGGCAAATGCAGGTGTGAAGAACATGGAGGTTGCATAAAATCAGATAAAGGTCCTTGGAAGGATCCTGACATAATAAAG AGGGTCCTTAATGGTGAAGCAAACTATGGACGGAAAATTCTTGCTATATCAAGCGTTGATGGGAagaaaatatgttatattaaCCCTAGACACTTAACT AAAAAATGCAGCGATGCCTCTGCTGAGTCTAGTTCTGAAATGGAAGATGTTTCATCTCCTATAGCTTCAGTTAACCCCATCATAAACCCTCATTTGACACCCGTTGACGAG TCCAAATTGCCGGGAAATACTTCCACATCTGGTGCCCCTCCCAGAGTAGAGGACATCCCTGTTGTTGACAAGGCTGTGGACACATGCGCCGGTCCATCAACCAGCTCAATGGCTTTTAATTCAG ATTCGTTCTCGTTGAGAAACATAACGATGGAACTGGGAGGACTTCGAAATCGAATTACTGCGTGGTTGATAGTCTTAATCGTGAGCTTTGTTGCCGTGCTTCGTTCTGTCCCAAGCAGAGTGACTGCAAGTCTATCAAGCCAGGCCATTTCCCGTG AAAACAGTACACATTCGTCTGTATTGAGACGTCTTGGTGAATTGGAGGAGAAATTACAGGAGCTTGAAGCAAAGCAATCTCAAATGCCACCGGATAGAGAGGAATTGCTCAATGGAGCCATTCACCGTGTTGATGCATTGGAAGCCGAGCTAATATCTACAAAGAAGGTACTGTTGAGTCTTGACATATCATATGCACTCTGTGGGTGTGCATGTGTGACAAGGAAGATGTACTCTCGTTAG
- the LOC4326931 gene encoding phosphatidylinositol/phosphatidylcholine transfer protein SFH6 isoform X2 — protein sequence MKRKQKLLFPSPPKQKHQNIPPKSKEKQSISNEPSLSILVPLLSPRIPPPETLVHRRAARLGDSITLRGIEVGPRVGKAKMAGSIDRPCFEGIVHDDDKKEWKSDEDNSEGDKKAKAVSFKNRAISAGNKFRRSLRRKRRRRVGDHVASIEDIRDVKELEAVQRFHQCLHDEGLLPERHDDYHVMLRFLKARKFDIDKAKHMWSEMLRWRKEFGADNIEEFDYSELDDVLECYPQFYHGVDKEGRPVYIELIGKVDPNKLVQVTTIDRYVKYHVKESEKCLQMRFPACSIAAKRHIDSCSTILDVQGVGLKNFSKDARELIMRLQKINNDNYPETLHRLYIINAGQGFKMLWGTIKSFLDPQTASKIHVLGSKYQNKLLETIDESELPDFLGGKCRCEEHGGCIKSDKGPWKDPDIIKRVLNGEANYGRKILAISSVDGKKICYINPRHLTKKCSDASAESSSEMEDVSSPIASVNPIINPHLTPVDESKLPGNTSTSGAPPRVEDIPVVDKAVDTCAGPSTSSMAFNSDSFSLRNITMELGGLRNRITAWLIVLIVSFVAVLRSVPSRVTASLSSQAISRENSTHSSVLRRLGELEEKLQELEAKQSQMPPDREELLNGAIHRVDALEAELISTKKMLYDALMRLDELLAYADQQKNIQFRKKRFCF from the exons ATGAAAAGAAAACAGAAGcttctcttcccctctcccccaaAACAAAAGCATCAAAATATTCCTCCtaaatcaaaagaaaaacaatcaaTTTCAAACGAGCCATCTCTCTCCATTCTCGTGCCCCTCCTGTCTCCGCGCATTCCTCCGCCGGAAACCCTGGTTCATCGGCGAGCGGCGAGGCTCGGGGACTCGATTACCCTGCGAGGAATCGAGGTCGGACCGCGGGTGGGGAAGGCGAAGATGGCGGGGTCCATCGATCGGCCCT GTTTTGAAGGCATTGTGCATGATGATGATAAGAAAGAGTGGAAATCCGATGAGGACAACTCAGAAGGTGACAAAAAGGCCAAGGCAGTCTCCTTCAAGAACCGAGCTATCAGTGCTGGAAATAAATTTAGGCGTTCCTTgagaaggaagagaagaaggagggTCGGCGACCATGTAGCCTCTATAGAGGACATAAGGGATGTCAAGGAGCTGGAAGCTGTCCAAAGATTTCACCAGTGCTTACATGATGAGGGCTTGTTGCCAGAACGTCATGATGATTATCACGTGATGTTGAG GTTCCTGAAAGCGCGAAAATTTGATATTGATAAAGCAAAACATATGTGGTCGGAAATGCTTAGATGGAGGAAGGAGTTCGGGGCTGACAACATAGAG GAATTTGACTATAGCGAATTAGATGATGTTCTGGAGTGCTATCCACAATTTTACCATGGTGTGGATAAAGAGGGAAGGCCTGTCTACATAGAACTAATTGGAAAAGTTGATCCCAACAAATTAGTACAAGTCACAACTATTGACAGATATGTAAAGTATCATGTCAAGGAGTCCGAGAAGTGCTTGCAGATGAGGTTTCCAGCTTGCTCCATTGCTGCAAAAAGGCACATAGATTCGTGCAGTACTATCTTGGATGTGCAAGGAGTG GGTTTGAAGAACTTCTCAAAAGATGCAAGAGAGCTAATCATGCGACTTCAGAAGATCAACAATGACAACTATCCAGAG ACCTTGCACCGATTGTACATTATAAATGCTGGCCAAGGCTTCAAGATGTTATGGGGTACAATAAAATCATTTCTTGATCCACAAACTGCTTCGAAGATTCAT GTCCTTGGAAGCAAATACCAAAATAAGCTACTTGAAACTATTGATGAGAG TGAACTTCCAGATTTTCTGGGTGGCAAATGCAGGTGTGAAGAACATGGAGGTTGCATAAAATCAGATAAAGGTCCTTGGAAGGATCCTGACATAATAAAG AGGGTCCTTAATGGTGAAGCAAACTATGGACGGAAAATTCTTGCTATATCAAGCGTTGATGGGAagaaaatatgttatattaaCCCTAGACACTTAACT AAAAAATGCAGCGATGCCTCTGCTGAGTCTAGTTCTGAAATGGAAGATGTTTCATCTCCTATAGCTTCAGTTAACCCCATCATAAACCCTCATTTGACACCCGTTGACGAG TCCAAATTGCCGGGAAATACTTCCACATCTGGTGCCCCTCCCAGAGTAGAGGACATCCCTGTTGTTGACAAGGCTGTGGACACATGCGCCGGTCCATCAACCAGCTCAATGGCTTTTAATTCAG ATTCGTTCTCGTTGAGAAACATAACGATGGAACTGGGAGGACTTCGAAATCGAATTACTGCGTGGTTGATAGTCTTAATCGTGAGCTTTGTTGCCGTGCTTCGTTCTGTCCCAAGCAGAGTGACTGCAAGTCTATCAAGCCAGGCCATTTCCCGTG AAAACAGTACACATTCGTCTGTATTGAGACGTCTTGGTGAATTGGAGGAGAAATTACAGGAGCTTGAAGCAAAGCAATCTCAAATGCCACCGGATAGAGAGGAATTGCTCAATGGAGCCATTCACCGTGTTGATGCATTGGAAGCCGAGCTAATATCTACAAAGAAG ATGCTTTATGATGCATTGATGAGGCTGGACGAACTGCTTGCATACGCCGACCAGCAAAAGAATATTCAATTTCGG AAAAAGAGGTTCTGCTTCTAA